One segment of Xanthomonas oryzae pv. oryzae DNA contains the following:
- a CDS encoding IS701-like element ISXo15 family transposase: MRFEQDGEVVAAALSHADRKQPAHWYLKGLLLPGGRKSVEPMAARVHPQNVRSAHQSMHHLVADADWSDQALLAAVAAQVLPTLSRKSAACHWIVDDTGFSKKGVHSVGVARQYCGRLGKTDNCQVAVSLLIANEHGSLPVGYRLYLPEQWAQDTVRRKKAGVPDQVVFQTKTALAMDQIDSALATGIAAGVVLADAAYGTETHWRDQLSERGLLYMVGVRSNTKVWWGSHQPAPMPPASPKGGRPRTRPMRDSAHAPISVHEVAQRLPARTYRQVSWRQGSDATLSSRFAAVRVRAAHNRQAHDEQWLLIEWPPGESEPRHYWFSTRPKQTPVKTLVATAQGRWRIERDYQELKSELGLHHYEGRNWRGFHHHASLCIAAYGFLMRERLRSKKNSVAFKMPAVSKSVRPRGSSPNATSPSQLDCHAGLRTG; this comes from the coding sequence GTGCGTTTTGAGCAGGACGGGGAAGTAGTTGCTGCCGCCCTGTCCCATGCGGATCGCAAACAGCCCGCACACTGGTACCTGAAGGGGTTGCTACTGCCTGGAGGGCGCAAGAGCGTGGAGCCCATGGCCGCGCGGGTGCACCCGCAGAACGTGCGCTCAGCCCATCAATCGATGCACCATCTGGTGGCCGATGCCGACTGGAGCGATCAAGCGCTGCTGGCGGCGGTGGCGGCACAGGTGCTGCCGACCCTGAGCAGGAAGAGCGCAGCGTGTCACTGGATCGTGGACGACACGGGATTTTCAAAGAAGGGGGTGCATTCGGTCGGTGTTGCACGCCAGTACTGCGGCCGCCTTGGCAAGACGGACAATTGCCAGGTTGCCGTGAGTTTGTTGATCGCCAACGAACACGGCAGCCTGCCAGTGGGCTATCGGCTGTATCTTCCCGAGCAGTGGGCTCAGGACACTGTGCGGCGCAAGAAGGCAGGCGTTCCGGATCAGGTCGTGTTTCAGACCAAGACAGCGCTGGCCATGGATCAGATCGACAGCGCGCTGGCGACAGGGATTGCGGCAGGCGTCGTGCTAGCCGATGCGGCCTACGGCACCGAGACCCACTGGCGAGACCAGCTCAGCGAACGCGGCCTGCTGTACATGGTTGGCGTCCGCAGCAACACGAAGGTCTGGTGGGGATCGCACCAACCTGCGCCCATGCCGCCAGCCAGCCCTAAGGGCGGTCGGCCCCGCACACGACCGATGCGCGATAGCGCACATGCGCCGATCTCGGTACATGAAGTCGCGCAGCGCTTGCCCGCAAGGACGTATCGGCAGGTCAGCTGGCGCCAAGGCAGCGACGCAACGCTCAGTTCGCGGTTCGCGGCGGTGCGGGTTCGTGCCGCACACAATCGCCAGGCACATGACGAGCAGTGGCTGCTGATCGAGTGGCCGCCGGGAGAGTCCGAGCCCCGCCACTACTGGTTCTCGACGCGACCAAAGCAAACGCCGGTCAAGACACTGGTTGCCACGGCACAAGGCCGATGGCGGATTGAACGCGATTATCAGGAGCTGAAGTCGGAGTTGGGCCTGCATCACTATGAAGGGCGCAACTGGCGTGGTTTTCACCATCACGCCAGTCTGTGCATCGCCGCATATGGGTTCTTGATGCGCGAGCGCCTGCGCAGTAAAAAAAACTCCGTCGCATTCAAGATGCCTGCAGTATCCAAAAGCGTCCGCCCGCGCGGGTCTAGCCCCAATGCAACGTCACCATCCCAACTCGATTGCCACGCTGGCCTTCGGACTGGCTAG
- the cydX gene encoding cytochrome bd-I oxidase subunit CydX, whose amino-acid sequence MWYFAWILGTGLVASAAVLNGMWFEAREPERGVPPQ is encoded by the coding sequence GTGTGGTATTTCGCATGGATCCTGGGCACCGGCCTGGTGGCATCGGCTGCCGTGCTCAACGGCATGTGGTTCGAAGCACGCGAGCCCGAGCGTGGCGTACCGCCTCAGTAA
- a CDS encoding c-type cytochrome produces the protein MRPQPLAACLALVVFLPFGGASATPSATPAVPATPAPAAVAATPAAPTGNPSNGRLLAYTCQGCHGVTGYKNAYPSYRVPKIGGQTSQYLTQALTEYRQGKRKHPTMQAQAQSFSEQDIADISAFLSTLK, from the coding sequence ATGCGCCCGCAGCCGCTCGCCGCTTGTCTCGCTCTGGTCGTCTTCCTGCCGTTTGGGGGCGCATCAGCAACACCGTCAGCCACACCTGCAGTTCCGGCCACGCCGGCGCCCGCTGCCGTGGCGGCGACACCCGCCGCGCCGACCGGCAATCCGTCCAATGGGCGCCTGCTTGCGTACACCTGCCAGGGCTGCCACGGCGTTACCGGCTATAAGAACGCGTATCCAAGTTATCGCGTACCCAAGATCGGCGGCCAGACGAGCCAGTATCTGACTCAGGCGCTGACCGAATATCGCCAGGGCAAACGCAAACATCCAACCATGCAGGCACAGGCGCAAAGCTTCTCCGAGCAGGACATCGCCGACATCTCCGCCTTCCTGTCCACCCTCAAATAA
- the cydD gene encoding thiol reductant ABC exporter subunit CydD: MRSLQKSDVSQPSVQTSETPAQRRQRGQWLDALAVPATRARRLAGVAVALSGALLLVQSAAIAWLVQAVLVQHLALAQLRNVGAGLLVALIGRALLNAWAQALVGTVADVARRELRARIARRLVQHGPLWLRRQRSGELGELSLAHTDALEGYFVGYQFARTEMLLVPPLILIAVFSVDWVVGLVLLLTAPLIPFFMMLVGWGAEAAGREQLGELARMGGHFADRLKGLGLLRVYGRGEAELQGIAAAAEGVRERSLKVLRIAFLSSTVLEFFASVSVAIVALYFGLSYLGMLELHGLPSLGAGMFCLLLAPEFFAPLRRLAAHYHDRANALAAVAEAERLLQGFEPPAATHTVALSAHVLEPAQAHAPLLQARGLALRPAGAPQVVVEDVALTLEPGQRVAVIGASGSGKSTLLEGLAGWLAPEAGSVVVRPGARIGYATQRPYLFHGSIADNLRLADPQASDARLHAVAEAAQVLRFAAQLPAGLDTLIGERGFGLSGGEARRVALARLLLREPDVLLLDEPTAFLDPETEAELLRTLGVFARGRAVLLATHSAAAMRWADTVIDLRGATVTAELP, from the coding sequence ATACGCAGCCTCCAAAAGAGCGACGTGAGCCAGCCCAGCGTGCAAACCAGCGAAACGCCCGCCCAGCGCCGTCAACGCGGCCAATGGCTGGATGCGCTTGCCGTACCGGCTACGCGCGCGCGGCGGCTTGCCGGCGTGGCGGTCGCGTTGTCGGGGGCGTTGCTGCTGGTGCAATCGGCAGCGATCGCCTGGCTGGTGCAGGCGGTGCTGGTGCAGCACCTGGCATTGGCGCAGTTGCGCAACGTGGGCGCGGGCTTGCTGGTTGCGCTGATCGGACGCGCGCTGCTGAACGCCTGGGCGCAAGCGCTGGTCGGTACGGTGGCCGATGTAGCCAGACGCGAACTGCGCGCACGCATCGCGCGACGCTTGGTGCAGCACGGGCCGCTGTGGTTGCGCCGACAACGCAGCGGCGAACTGGGCGAACTGAGCCTGGCGCACACCGACGCGCTGGAAGGGTATTTCGTCGGTTACCAGTTCGCACGCACTGAGATGCTGCTGGTGCCGCCCCTGATCCTGATTGCGGTATTTTCGGTCGATTGGGTGGTCGGGCTGGTGTTGTTGCTCACCGCGCCGCTGATTCCGTTCTTCATGATGCTGGTGGGGTGGGGCGCCGAGGCCGCAGGCCGCGAACAACTCGGCGAGCTGGCGCGCATGGGGGGACACTTTGCCGATCGCCTCAAGGGCCTGGGATTGCTGCGCGTCTATGGCCGCGGCGAGGCTGAGTTGCAGGGCATTGCCGCCGCGGCCGAGGGCGTGCGCGAGCGTTCGCTGAAAGTGCTGCGCATCGCGTTTTTATCGTCCACAGTGCTGGAATTCTTTGCTTCGGTGAGCGTCGCCATCGTGGCGCTGTATTTCGGCCTGAGTTATCTCGGCATGCTCGAATTGCACGGCCTGCCGTCGCTGGGTGCGGGCATGTTTTGCCTGCTGTTGGCACCGGAATTCTTCGCGCCGCTGCGGCGGCTGGCCGCGCACTACCACGACCGCGCAAACGCCTTGGCCGCAGTGGCCGAGGCCGAGCGGTTGCTGCAGGGTTTCGAGCCGCCTGCCGCTACGCACACCGTTGCGCTATCAGCACACGTGTTGGAACCAGCGCAAGCGCATGCGCCCTTGTTGCAAGCGCGTGGACTGGCGCTGCGTCCTGCTGGCGCACCGCAGGTGGTGGTCGAGGATGTTGCGTTGACGCTGGAGCCCGGGCAGCGTGTCGCCGTGATCGGCGCCAGTGGCAGCGGCAAGAGCACGCTGTTGGAAGGGCTTGCCGGCTGGCTCGCACCCGAGGCGGGCAGTGTGGTGGTACGTCCCGGTGCGCGCATCGGCTATGCCACGCAGCGTCCCTATCTGTTTCACGGCAGCATTGCCGATAACTTGCGTCTCGCCGACCCGCAGGCCAGCGACGCGCGGCTGCACGCGGTGGCGGAGGCGGCGCAGGTGCTGCGTTTTGCCGCGCAACTGCCGGCTGGTCTGGATACGCTGATCGGTGAGCGTGGTTTTGGCCTGTCCGGTGGCGAGGCGCGCCGTGTGGCCTTGGCGCGGTTGTTGTTGCGCGAGCCGGATGTGTTGTTGTTGGACGAGCCCACTGCTTTTCTGGATCCAGAGACCGAAGCGGAATTGCTGCGCACGCTGGGCGTTTTCGCACGTGGCCGCGCGGTGCTTCTGGCCACGCACAGTGCTGCGGCGATGCGTTGGGCCGACACGGTGATCGACCTGCGCGGCGCCACGGTGACGGCGGAGTTGCCATGA
- the cydC gene encoding thiol reductant ABC exporter subunit CydC yields MSRTRPDRLRDVFRRHAWRLLLSALLVLVTMLAGVGLLWLSGSFLTAAALAGVAGMGTGFNFFSPSAGIRALTFARIASRYGEKLIGHDATLRIARDLRVWFFRRALPLAPGRLSATRTGDLLARLMSDIGEVDGLSVRALAPLAALLGIWLAGIAAAALIHLPAAGLLLVLGVLIGGLVPWQVARGGAQREHLRAQQRTALRTQAFEGLEGAADLAAVDAQGAWLQQIDAAAAAVIAGDRIQRRRLITGNLLHAFCAGVGLAGMLWLALSAADRGLIAAELAAGLVFLTMALLEVWAGAGLALQALQSARGAAKRLQAIVDQAPSVSEPVHALDVPRTGTLQLQQVSFAWPGSVRPVLHALDLTLAPGERIAISGDSGSGKSTLSALLLRLWDPQEGQLRYAGIDLRHVAQTQWHQRIAWLPQNAPVFAGSVRENLLIGDAAADDAALWQVLEQVRLSAWASAHNGLDTWVGENGATLSAGQARRLALARALLRNAPILLLDEPTDGLDVETAHALLLDLAAALGERSLVMITHDALPPGVVQRHYRMREGALELLNQSA; encoded by the coding sequence ATGAGCCGCACCCGACCCGATCGTCTGCGCGATGTGTTTCGTCGGCACGCCTGGCGTCTGCTGCTCTCCGCGCTATTGGTCCTGGTCACCATGCTCGCGGGTGTCGGCTTGCTGTGGCTATCCGGCAGCTTCCTGACCGCAGCGGCGCTGGCAGGCGTGGCCGGCATGGGCACCGGCTTCAATTTCTTCTCGCCGTCGGCCGGCATTCGCGCCTTGACCTTCGCGCGCATCGCATCGCGTTATGGCGAAAAATTGATCGGGCACGATGCCACTCTGCGCATCGCCCGCGATCTGCGGGTGTGGTTTTTCCGCCGCGCGTTGCCGTTGGCGCCAGGGCGCTTGTCGGCCACCCGCACCGGAGATCTGCTGGCGCGGCTGATGTCCGACATCGGCGAGGTCGATGGACTCAGCGTGCGCGCCTTGGCACCGCTGGCGGCCTTGCTTGGCATCTGGCTGGCCGGTATTGCCGCCGCGGCGCTGATTCATCTGCCCGCTGCGGGATTGCTGCTGGTGCTCGGCGTGCTGATCGGTGGTCTGGTGCCGTGGCAGGTGGCACGCGGCGGCGCGCAGCGCGAGCACTTGCGTGCACAGCAACGCACCGCCTTGCGCACGCAGGCGTTCGAAGGCCTGGAAGGCGCGGCCGATCTTGCTGCGGTCGATGCGCAAGGTGCCTGGCTGCAACAGATCGACGCTGCGGCCGCCGCGGTGATTGCAGGCGATCGCATCCAGCGGCGCCGGCTGATCACCGGCAACCTGCTGCATGCGTTCTGCGCAGGCGTGGGTCTGGCCGGCATGCTGTGGCTCGCACTCAGCGCTGCCGACCGCGGGCTGATCGCTGCCGAGCTGGCTGCAGGCCTGGTGTTCTTGACCATGGCCTTGCTGGAAGTATGGGCCGGTGCCGGGTTGGCGCTGCAGGCGCTGCAAAGCGCGCGTGGTGCGGCGAAGCGCTTGCAGGCGATCGTGGATCAAGCGCCATCGGTCAGTGAACCTGTGCACGCACTCGATGTGCCACGCACTGGCACGCTGCAATTGCAGCAGGTGTCGTTTGCATGGCCCGGTAGCGTGCGCCCGGTATTGCACGCTCTCGATCTGACGCTCGCGCCGGGCGAGCGCATCGCCATCAGCGGCGACAGCGGCAGTGGTAAAAGTACGTTGTCGGCGCTGCTGCTCCGGCTGTGGGATCCGCAGGAAGGGCAACTGCGCTACGCCGGCATCGACCTGCGCCACGTCGCGCAAACGCAATGGCATCAGCGAATTGCCTGGCTGCCGCAGAACGCGCCGGTGTTTGCCGGCAGCGTGCGCGAGAACCTCCTCATCGGCGACGCCGCTGCCGACGATGCCGCCCTGTGGCAGGTGCTCGAACAGGTACGCCTGAGCGCATGGGCCAGCGCGCACAACGGCCTGGACACCTGGGTCGGCGAAAACGGCGCCACGCTGTCTGCCGGCCAGGCGCGTCGCCTCGCACTTGCACGCGCACTGCTGCGCAATGCGCCGATCCTGCTGCTCGACGAGCCCACCGATGGCCTGGACGTGGAGACTGCACACGCGCTGCTGCTCGACCTGGCCGCCGCTCTCGGCGAACGCAGCCTGGTGATGATCACCCACGACGCGCTACCGCCCGGTGTGGTGCAACGGCATTACCGGATGCGTGAGGGAGCGTTGGAGTTGTTGAATCAGAGCGCGTAG
- a CDS encoding CocE/NonD family hydrolase, whose translation MRRLATCLLATAIAATIGSIWAQTSPMTPDITGKPFVAADASNDYIKREVMIPMRDGVKLHTVIVLPKGAKNAPIVLTRTPYDASGRTERLASPHMKDLLSAGDDVFVEGGYIRVFQDVRGKYGSEGDYVMTRPLRGPLNPSKVDHATDAWDTIDWLVKNVKESNGKVGMIGSSYEGFTVVMALTNPHPALKVAVPESPMVDGWMGDDWFNDGAFRQVNFDYFTAQLSKRGKGAGIPRQGQDDYSNFLQAGSAGDFAKAAGLEQLPWWHKLTEHAAYDAFWQEQALDKVMARTPLKVPTMWLQGLWDQEDMWGAIHSYAAMEPRDKSNTLNYLVMGPWRHSQVNYDGSALGALSFEGDTARQFRHDVLRPFFDQYLVDGAPKANTPPVFIYNTGENHWDRLKAWPRSCDKGCASTSKPLYLQAGGKLSFQQPVAGQAGFEEYVSDPAKPVPFVPRPVDFTDRAMWTTWLVHDQRFVDGRPDVLTFVTEPLTEALQIAGAPEVHLQASTSGSDSDWVVKLIDVYPDEMASNPKMGGYELPVSLAIFRGRYRESFSTPKPLASNQPLAFQFGLPTANHTFQPGHRVMVQVQSSLFPLYDRNPQTYVPNIFFAKPGDYQKATQRVYVSPEQPSYISLPVH comes from the coding sequence ATGCGCCGCCTTGCCACCTGCCTGCTCGCCACCGCCATTGCCGCCACCATCGGCAGCATCTGGGCGCAAACCTCGCCGATGACGCCGGACATTACCGGCAAGCCGTTCGTGGCGGCCGATGCCAGCAACGACTACATCAAGCGCGAGGTGATGATCCCGATGCGCGATGGGGTGAAACTGCACACGGTGATCGTGCTGCCCAAGGGGGCGAAAAACGCGCCGATTGTGCTGACACGCACGCCTTACGACGCCAGTGGCCGCACCGAGCGGCTGGCGTCGCCGCATATGAAAGACCTGCTGTCGGCCGGCGACGACGTGTTCGTGGAAGGCGGCTACATTCGCGTATTTCAGGACGTGCGCGGCAAGTACGGTTCCGAAGGCGATTACGTGATGACGCGGCCATTGCGCGGGCCGCTCAATCCCAGCAAGGTCGACCATGCCACCGATGCCTGGGACACCATCGATTGGCTGGTAAAGAACGTCAAGGAATCCAATGGCAAGGTCGGCATGATCGGCTCGTCCTACGAAGGATTCACCGTGGTGATGGCGCTGACCAATCCACATCCTGCGTTGAAGGTCGCAGTGCCGGAAAGCCCGATGGTCGACGGCTGGATGGGCGATGACTGGTTCAATGACGGTGCGTTCCGCCAGGTCAATTTCGACTACTTCACCGCCCAGCTCAGCAAGCGCGGCAAGGGCGCCGGCATCCCGCGCCAGGGGCAAGACGATTACAGTAATTTCCTGCAGGCAGGCTCGGCCGGCGATTTCGCCAAGGCTGCAGGTCTGGAGCAGCTCCCGTGGTGGCACAAGCTCACCGAACACGCTGCCTACGATGCGTTTTGGCAGGAACAGGCGCTGGACAAGGTGATGGCGCGCACGCCGCTGAAGGTGCCCACGATGTGGCTGCAAGGCCTGTGGGACCAGGAAGACATGTGGGGCGCGATCCACAGTTACGCGGCGATGGAGCCGCGCGACAAGAGCAACACGCTCAACTACCTGGTGATGGGCCCGTGGCGGCATAGTCAGGTGAACTACGACGGCAGTGCCTTGGGTGCGCTGAGTTTCGAGGGCGATACCGCGCGCCAGTTCCGCCATGACGTGCTGCGCCCGTTCTTCGATCAGTACCTGGTCGATGGCGCGCCGAAGGCGAACACGCCGCCGGTGTTCATCTACAACACCGGCGAAAACCACTGGGATCGCCTGAAAGCGTGGCCGCGCAGTTGCGACAAGGGCTGCGCGTCGACCAGCAAGCCGCTGTATCTGCAGGCCGGCGGCAAGCTGTCGTTCCAGCAGCCGGTGGCCGGGCAGGCGGGGTTTGAAGAATACGTCTCCGACCCGGCCAAGCCGGTGCCGTTCGTGCCGCGCCCGGTGGATTTTACCGACCGCGCGATGTGGACCACCTGGCTGGTGCACGACCAGCGCTTTGTCGATGGCCGTCCGGATGTGTTGACCTTCGTCACCGAGCCCCTGACCGAGGCACTGCAGATCGCCGGTGCCCCCGAAGTACATCTGCAAGCCTCCACCAGCGGCAGCGACAGCGATTGGGTGGTGAAGCTGATCGACGTGTATCCGGACGAGATGGCGTCGAACCCGAAGATGGGCGGCTACGAGTTGCCGGTGTCGCTGGCGATCTTCCGCGGCCGCTACCGCGAGAGTTTCAGCACGCCCAAGCCATTGGCATCCAATCAGCCGCTGGCATTCCAGTTCGGCCTGCCAACCGCCAACCACACCTTCCAGCCGGGCCACCGGGTGATGGTGCAGGTGCAGTCCAGTCTGTTCCCGCTCTACGATCGCAACCCGCAGACCTACGTGCCTAATATCTTCTTCGCCAAGCCCGGCGATTATCAAAAAGCCACGCAGCGGGTGTACGTGTCCCCCGAGCAGCCCAGCTACATCAGTCTGCCGGTCCATTGA
- a CDS encoding CynX/NimT family MFS transporter yields MRGRGLVLAAILLSAFNLRTAVTSLTPLLERIADEYAFGAPIMGALGMLPTAAFALTGVATPALLRRFGLLRVALLSMALATLGLVLRPLLPGTAGLLIGSLVALTGMGMGNVVLPPLVKRYFGDRVGRVSTLYITVLQVGTLLPALLAVPVADALGWRSSMVVWVLPALLASAAWALVHANHRRIRATGPAPVTPTPEAEGRVARTALGWSMAITFGMTSLVTYSMFTWLPTLLREAGASPAFGGTMVALFAALGMVGALTMPALAVRMRNPFPIVLLCAACHLVAFAGLWWVPLAAPILWVTLLGLGSSTFPLALVLVNQRSRTAAGSAALSGFSQGMGYAVSCLGPFLFGWLHAHSGGWTYPFVFLVICLLVQLAAAWVACRPQLLEDVWAPPARGARAVNGPAD; encoded by the coding sequence TTGCGTGGTCGCGGCCTGGTGCTGGCCGCGATTCTGCTTTCCGCATTCAACTTGCGCACTGCAGTGACGTCGCTGACGCCGCTGCTGGAACGCATTGCCGACGAGTACGCCTTCGGCGCGCCCATCATGGGTGCGCTCGGCATGTTGCCGACCGCAGCGTTCGCACTCACCGGTGTGGCGACACCCGCGTTGCTGCGCCGTTTCGGCTTGCTGCGCGTTGCGCTGTTGTCGATGGCATTGGCCACGCTTGGATTGGTGTTGCGCCCGCTGCTGCCGGGCACCGCCGGACTGCTGATCGGCTCGCTGGTGGCGTTGACCGGCATGGGCATGGGCAACGTGGTACTGCCGCCGTTGGTGAAGCGCTACTTCGGCGACCGCGTGGGCCGCGTGAGCACGCTGTACATCACCGTACTGCAGGTCGGCACGTTGTTGCCCGCCCTGCTGGCAGTGCCGGTGGCCGACGCGCTGGGCTGGCGCAGCTCGATGGTGGTGTGGGTGCTGCCGGCCCTGCTGGCGTCAGCGGCCTGGGCACTGGTGCACGCCAACCACCGCCGTATCCGCGCCACCGGCCCGGCACCGGTGACGCCCACGCCCGAGGCCGAGGGCCGCGTGGCACGCACCGCCCTGGGGTGGAGCATGGCGATCACCTTCGGCATGACCTCGCTGGTCACCTATTCGATGTTTACCTGGTTGCCGACGCTGCTGCGCGAAGCCGGCGCCTCGCCCGCGTTCGGCGGCACCATGGTGGCGCTGTTCGCGGCACTGGGCATGGTCGGCGCCTTGACCATGCCGGCGCTGGCGGTCCGCATGCGCAACCCGTTTCCGATCGTGCTGCTGTGCGCGGCCTGCCATCTGGTCGCGTTTGCCGGGCTGTGGTGGGTGCCGCTGGCCGCGCCGATCCTGTGGGTGACCCTGCTCGGCCTGGGGTCGAGCACGTTTCCGCTGGCATTGGTGCTGGTCAATCAACGCAGCCGCACTGCGGCCGGCTCGGCGGCCCTGTCCGGGTTCTCGCAGGGCATGGGCTATGCGGTGAGCTGCCTGGGACCATTCCTGTTCGGCTGGCTGCACGCGCACAGCGGCGGCTGGACCTACCCGTTCGTGTTCCTGGTCATCTGCCTGCTGGTGCAGCTGGCCGCCGCCTGGGTGGCCTGCCGCCCGCAATTGCTGGAAGACGTGTGGGCGCCGCCCGCACGCGGCGCCCGCGCGGTCAATGGACCGGCAGACTGA
- a CDS encoding IS1595-like element ISXo5 family transposase translates to MAMNRVQFQAGLSLPAFLKRYGNAQQCEQALEISRWPQGFVCPRCAATAHSRFQRHGTTYWQCTACYRQTSLRSGTVMDNSKLPLRTWLLGMYLLGQSKTNLSALELMRHLGVSYPTAWRMKHKLMQAMTQREANRKLGGIVQLDDAYLGGERNGGKAGRGSENKRPFVIAVEITEDGRPLRAVMDPVPGFTKAALSEWIGQRLHPGADVYSDGLGAFRALEAEHAHTVIEGSGRSRCEAENARWVNVVLSNLKRSLDGAYHAFKFAKYAQRYLAETMWRFNRRFDLTRLVPSLLAAAAASKPWSERALRDVTMFTAESAC, encoded by the coding sequence ATGGCCATGAATCGTGTGCAGTTCCAAGCCGGGCTGTCGTTGCCGGCGTTCCTCAAGCGCTATGGCAACGCGCAGCAGTGCGAGCAGGCGTTGGAGATCTCGCGCTGGCCACAGGGCTTTGTTTGTCCGCGTTGCGCCGCTACCGCGCACAGTCGATTCCAGCGTCACGGCACCACGTACTGGCAGTGCACGGCCTGCTATCGCCAGACCAGCCTGCGCTCGGGCACGGTGATGGACAACAGCAAGCTGCCGCTACGCACCTGGCTGCTTGGCATGTATCTGCTGGGCCAGAGCAAGACGAACCTGTCGGCGCTGGAGTTGATGCGACACCTGGGAGTGAGCTACCCGACAGCGTGGCGAATGAAGCACAAGCTGATGCAGGCCATGACCCAACGCGAGGCGAACCGCAAGTTGGGCGGGATCGTGCAACTGGACGATGCCTACCTGGGAGGAGAACGCAACGGTGGCAAGGCCGGGCGCGGCTCGGAGAACAAGCGCCCTTTCGTGATCGCCGTGGAGATCACTGAAGACGGTCGTCCATTGCGCGCGGTGATGGATCCGGTCCCAGGCTTCACCAAGGCGGCGCTGTCGGAATGGATCGGGCAACGCCTGCATCCTGGAGCAGATGTCTACAGTGATGGACTCGGTGCGTTTCGAGCACTGGAAGCCGAGCACGCGCACACCGTGATCGAAGGCAGCGGTCGAAGTCGCTGCGAGGCAGAGAACGCACGCTGGGTCAACGTGGTGTTGTCCAACCTAAAGCGTTCGCTGGACGGTGCCTATCACGCCTTCAAATTCGCCAAATACGCCCAGCGCTACCTGGCAGAGACGATGTGGCGGTTCAACCGCCGTTTCGATCTGACCCGGCTGGTGCCCAGCTTGCTGGCCGCCGCAGCCGCCAGCAAGCCGTGGTCCGAGCGGGCCCTGCGTGATGTCACCATGTTCACCGCTGAAAGTGCGTGCTAA
- a CDS encoding c-type cytochrome yields the protein MPNALHAPRLAIALVAALMMAACSQSQVESTDHSAGDPGHASGEHGSGSSAGLPAGRADAGDKLAHAKGKATGQSCVDCHGADGNAPIDPSYPKLGGQYGDYLAHALQAYRSGDRQHPLMTAQATALSDQDIADLAAYFGTRQTQLQDLHGVK from the coding sequence ATGCCGAACGCCCTGCACGCTCCGCGTCTAGCCATCGCTCTGGTCGCTGCCCTGATGATGGCGGCCTGTTCGCAATCCCAGGTCGAATCCACCGATCACTCCGCTGGCGATCCCGGCCACGCCAGCGGCGAGCACGGCTCCGGCTCGTCGGCAGGTCTGCCCGCGGGGCGCGCCGACGCCGGCGACAAGCTCGCGCATGCCAAGGGCAAGGCGACCGGCCAGAGCTGCGTGGATTGCCACGGAGCCGATGGCAATGCGCCGATCGATCCCAGTTACCCCAAGCTTGGCGGTCAATACGGCGACTACCTGGCGCATGCTTTGCAGGCGTACCGCAGCGGCGATCGCCAGCACCCGCTGATGACGGCCCAGGCCACCGCGCTGAGCGACCAGGACATCGCCGACCTGGCGGCGTATTTCGGCACACGCCAGACGCAATTGCAGGATTTGCACGGCGTCAAATAA